One region of Mycolicibacterium rhodesiae NBB3 genomic DNA includes:
- a CDS encoding DEAD/DEAH box helicase: protein MPTFANLGLPRAVVDVLAGNGIDTPFPIQAATLPDSLAGRDVLGRGRTGSGKTYAFLLPMVTRLTTSPTKRLPGRPRALILAPTRELVAQIEASLAPLAVATNLRSVVVFGGVGHQPQIDKLRAGVDIVIACPGRLEDHVQSGHADLSAVEITVLDEADHMADLGFLPPVKRLLDKTPRDGQRMLFSATLDRGVDVLVKRYLTDPVEHSVDSEQSPVTDMEHHVLHVEKSSRINVLADLAASPGRTIVFARTKYGAKNLARQLNSRGVSAVELHGNLSQNARTRNLAAFSEGSASVLVATDIAARGIHVDEVSLVVHADPPVEHKAYLHRSGRTARAGNEGTVVTLMLDEQVSDVRQLTRKAGVKPTITRFSGPSHPVLHEIAPGERTFGKPIVPAAAAPSRPAPAKPAQSRRRRSNNRRRRPANA from the coding sequence GTGCCCACCTTCGCCAACCTTGGCCTGCCACGGGCCGTCGTCGACGTCCTTGCCGGGAACGGCATCGACACCCCGTTCCCGATCCAGGCGGCGACGCTGCCTGATTCGTTGGCGGGCCGCGACGTTCTCGGCCGCGGCCGCACCGGATCCGGCAAGACGTACGCGTTTCTGCTGCCCATGGTGACGCGACTCACAACGAGTCCCACCAAACGACTTCCCGGCCGTCCGCGAGCACTCATCCTCGCGCCGACCCGCGAGCTGGTCGCGCAGATCGAGGCGTCGCTTGCACCGCTCGCTGTTGCAACGAATTTGCGTTCCGTCGTGGTCTTCGGCGGCGTGGGACACCAGCCGCAGATCGACAAGTTGCGCGCCGGCGTCGACATCGTCATCGCCTGCCCCGGACGCCTCGAGGATCACGTGCAGTCGGGCCATGCCGACCTGTCGGCCGTCGAAATCACCGTCCTCGACGAGGCCGACCACATGGCTGACCTCGGATTCCTTCCGCCCGTCAAGCGGCTGCTGGACAAGACGCCGCGTGACGGGCAGCGAATGCTGTTCTCCGCCACGCTGGATCGCGGTGTGGACGTTCTCGTCAAGCGCTATCTGACGGATCCGGTCGAGCACAGCGTCGACTCCGAGCAGTCGCCGGTGACGGATATGGAGCATCACGTCCTCCATGTCGAGAAGTCGTCGCGAATCAACGTGCTCGCCGACCTGGCCGCGTCGCCCGGACGGACCATCGTCTTCGCTCGCACCAAGTACGGCGCCAAGAACCTTGCCCGACAGTTGAATTCGCGCGGCGTGTCCGCTGTGGAGCTGCATGGCAACCTGTCGCAGAACGCACGCACGCGAAATCTCGCGGCGTTCTCCGAGGGGTCGGCTTCCGTGTTGGTGGCCACCGATATCGCGGCCCGTGGCATCCACGTCGACGAGGTCAGCCTGGTCGTCCACGCGGATCCGCCCGTCGAGCACAAGGCATACCTGCATCGGTCGGGCCGAACGGCGCGCGCCGGAAACGAAGGCACCGTCGTGACGCTCATGCTCGATGAGCAGGTCTCCGATGTGCGGCAGCTGACCCGTAAGGCCGGTGTGAAGCCGACGATCACGCGGTTCAGCGGCCCGTCGCATCCGGTGCTCCATGAGATCGCCCCTGGCGAGCGCACCTTCGGTAAGCCGATCGTCCCCGCCGCGGCGGCACCCAGTCGACCTGCGCCGGCCAAGCCTGCCCAGTCGCGACGTCGTCGCTCGAACAACCGTCGCAGGCGGCCCGCCAACGCCTGA
- a CDS encoding IS481 family transposase, with protein sequence MVAANEPIDPRVRLAISQWPDDAPRGAVSTFCAEHGISRKSFYALRNRAKTDGSAAVLEPRTRRPKSSPSTLSDAVKEQAVAVRAALEASGLDHGPISVHEKMHAMGLDQVPSTASLARIFREAGVARLEPKKKPRSAWRRFVYPAPNACWQLDATEYVLSRGRTCVIFQLIDDHSRYALASHVAWGETAAAAIVVFDKAVAAHGVPQRLLSDNGIALNPSRRGHLGQLVAHVGALGVQAITGKPYKPTTQGKNERFHQTLFRYLDKQPLAETLEDLQTQVDEFDHVYNTQRPHQGLPGRITPLAAWEATPKADPPRPKLDRPIYQRVTRRYQRPRAQAPADLPAGTCIRTVNTSGTISLDGVHYKVDVDLAFQQVLVISTGDNTGDAIIITDLLGEILAEHSRPAPGIRYVGNGQRPGTRPTNPPPLPKS encoded by the coding sequence GTGGTGGCTGCCAATGAACCCATCGATCCTCGTGTCCGGCTCGCGATCTCCCAATGGCCCGATGACGCGCCCCGCGGGGCGGTCTCGACGTTCTGCGCCGAGCACGGCATTTCTCGGAAGTCGTTCTACGCGTTGCGCAACCGCGCGAAGACCGACGGTTCGGCCGCAGTGCTCGAACCCAGGACCCGACGCCCGAAATCGAGCCCGTCGACATTGAGCGACGCGGTCAAGGAGCAGGCGGTGGCGGTGCGTGCCGCTCTGGAGGCCTCCGGCCTGGATCACGGGCCGATCAGTGTGCACGAGAAGATGCACGCGATGGGCCTGGACCAGGTCCCGTCCACGGCGTCGCTGGCACGCATCTTCCGTGAGGCCGGGGTGGCTCGACTGGAACCGAAGAAGAAGCCCCGCTCGGCGTGGAGGCGTTTCGTCTATCCGGCGCCGAACGCGTGCTGGCAACTCGACGCCACTGAGTACGTGCTCAGCCGCGGACGCACATGTGTGATCTTCCAGCTCATCGACGACCACTCCCGCTACGCCCTGGCCTCGCACGTGGCGTGGGGTGAGACCGCTGCGGCGGCGATCGTCGTCTTCGACAAGGCAGTGGCAGCTCACGGTGTGCCCCAACGGCTCCTGTCCGACAACGGGATTGCGCTGAACCCGTCGCGGCGTGGGCATCTCGGCCAACTCGTCGCCCACGTTGGTGCCCTCGGCGTGCAGGCGATCACCGGCAAGCCCTACAAGCCGACCACCCAGGGCAAAAACGAACGCTTCCACCAGACCCTGTTCCGCTATCTGGACAAACAACCACTGGCCGAAACACTCGAAGATCTGCAAACCCAGGTCGACGAGTTCGACCACGTCTACAACACCCAGCGTCCTCACCAAGGCCTGCCCGGGCGCATCACGCCACTGGCCGCATGGGAAGCCACCCCCAAAGCCGATCCACCCCGCCCCAAACTTGACAGGCCCATCTACCAGCGCGTCACGCGCCGATACCAACGCCCCCGAGCACAGGCGCCCGCGGATCTACCCGCCGGCACGTGCATCAGGACCGTGAATACATCGGGCACCATCAGCCTGGACGGCGTGCACTACAAAGTCGACGTGGACCTCGCATTCCAGCAGGTCCTCGTCATCAGCACCGGCGACAACACCGGCGACGCCATCATCATCACCGACCTGCTCGGCGAGATCCTCGCCGAGCACAGCCGACCCGCACCGGGCATCCGCTACGTCGGCAACGGCCAGCGCCCAGGAACCCGCCCCACCAACCCACCACCGTTACCGAAGTCCTGA
- a CDS encoding IS110 family transposase, translated as MTFPRRVVIGADTHLDTIHLAAISDTGQPLGDAEFRTNPTGYWAAICWARSFGEVVTVGVEGTSSYGAGLTQAMQANDIHVVEVNRPDRSARRRQGKSDPLDAYSAARAVLAGHGLAVAKDPHTGALKALLIARRGAIKARTAAIQQIKDLLVTAPVDLRERYRRYPTTLRLVEALAGCRPRAHEDPTTVSVLIACKALAQRIGYLERQDRELTAELDALTATINPALRAAYGVGPDTAAQLLITAGTNSHRLRSEAAFAMLAGVAPIPASSGKTSRHRLSRGGDRAANNALHRIVLVRWSHDRRTRDYVARQLAAGRSKNDVLRLLKRAIAREIFRHLTAPCPIDDYSDLRPARQARNITLTAAAAHFNVWPITISRLERGLKRDDTLATNYRQWLNTLLIDAA; from the coding sequence GTGACATTCCCACGCCGCGTCGTCATCGGCGCCGACACCCACCTCGACACCATCCACCTCGCGGCGATCAGCGATACCGGTCAACCCCTCGGCGACGCCGAATTCCGCACCAACCCGACTGGCTACTGGGCCGCGATCTGCTGGGCACGTAGTTTCGGCGAGGTCGTCACTGTCGGTGTTGAGGGCACCAGCTCCTACGGCGCAGGGTTGACACAAGCAATGCAGGCCAACGACATTCACGTCGTCGAGGTCAACCGTCCCGACCGGTCGGCGCGGCGCCGGCAGGGCAAGTCCGATCCACTCGATGCTTATAGCGCTGCTCGTGCGGTGTTGGCCGGCCACGGTCTTGCCGTAGCCAAAGACCCGCACACCGGAGCCCTCAAAGCGCTGCTGATCGCTCGTCGCGGTGCAATTAAAGCCCGCACCGCGGCTATCCAGCAGATCAAGGACCTGCTCGTGACCGCCCCGGTGGATCTGCGGGAGCGTTACCGCCGTTACCCCACCACCCTGCGTCTGGTCGAAGCGCTGGCCGGCTGCCGCCCCCGCGCACACGAGGACCCCACCACGGTGTCGGTGCTGATCGCCTGTAAAGCGCTCGCGCAGCGCATCGGGTACCTCGAGCGTCAAGACCGTGAGCTGACCGCTGAGCTCGACGCCCTGACCGCCACGATCAACCCCGCCTTGCGGGCGGCCTACGGAGTGGGCCCCGACACCGCAGCCCAACTGCTCATCACTGCCGGCACCAACAGCCACCGACTGCGCAGCGAAGCAGCGTTCGCCATGCTGGCTGGGGTGGCACCGATTCCCGCCTCATCGGGAAAAACCAGTCGGCATCGGCTTTCCCGCGGCGGAGACCGCGCCGCCAACAACGCCCTGCACCGCATCGTTTTGGTCCGCTGGTCCCACGACCGGCGCACCCGTGATTACGTCGCCCGCCAACTGGCCGCCGGGCGCAGCAAGAACGACGTCCTACGTCTACTCAAGCGGGCCATCGCCCGCGAGATATTCCGACACCTCACCGCCCCCTGCCCCATCGACGACTACAGCGACCTACGTCCAGCCCGCCAAGCCCGCAACATCACATTGACTGCTGCGGCAGCACATTTCAACGTCTGGCCAATCACGATCTCCCGACTCGAACGCGGCCTCAAACGCGACGACACCCTCGCAACCAACTACCGCCAATGGCTAAACACCCTGCTCATCGATGCCGCTTGA
- a CDS encoding HNH endonuclease signature motif containing protein, producing MFESEFAGVGDAEVVAAIADGARAEAAAAARRLAAIAELKRRRVLDDDERAYWACDWWDCAAAEVAAAMNITSRKASGQMRIAVALADHLPSVAALFRRGDLSARVVGAITWRTQLITDVAVWTLIDRAIATRAGKWGPLAEDKLIAAVDALVLEHDPAALIVSKTLARSCDFVVGDLEDENGTTSVWGRLNAADAAVLKTTIAAMAATVCEDDPRTAGQRRAAALAALGHGNHHLPCACDSPNCPARESHPAPKSSIVVTVYTDQATLDGLQNTAHEPAAPPIDAPSTPTLPTPTPAPVSSGTAILSGTEVLPTPLLAELLRNGATLRPLCTPVDAQPESGYRPSAALARFVRGRDLTCRFPGCTTPAQNCDIDHVIPYPVGPTHPSNLACLCRKHHLLKTFWTGDWELTLRPDGAAVWTSPTGHTYTTHPGSRSYFPDWNTDTGPLPPPPTAQRFNTDRGLMMPQRQRTRTQERDARIKAERAQNNSDPPPF from the coding sequence GTGTTCGAGTCCGAGTTCGCGGGGGTTGGTGACGCCGAGGTGGTCGCGGCGATCGCCGACGGTGCGCGGGCCGAGGCTGCGGCGGCGGCGCGCCGGTTGGCCGCGATCGCTGAACTCAAGCGTCGCCGGGTGCTCGATGATGACGAGCGGGCGTACTGGGCGTGTGATTGGTGGGATTGCGCGGCCGCCGAGGTCGCCGCGGCGATGAACATCACCTCGCGGAAGGCCTCGGGTCAGATGCGCATCGCGGTCGCGCTGGCTGATCACCTGCCGTCGGTGGCCGCTCTGTTCCGCCGCGGTGATCTCAGTGCGCGGGTGGTGGGGGCGATCACCTGGCGCACCCAGTTGATCACCGACGTGGCGGTGTGGACGCTGATCGACCGCGCGATCGCCACGCGGGCGGGCAAGTGGGGACCGCTGGCCGAGGACAAGTTGATCGCCGCGGTGGATGCGTTGGTGTTGGAGCACGACCCCGCCGCGCTGATCGTGAGCAAGACGCTGGCGCGCAGTTGCGACTTCGTGGTCGGCGACCTCGAGGACGAAAACGGCACGACCTCGGTATGGGGCCGCCTCAATGCTGCTGATGCTGCGGTGTTGAAGACCACGATCGCAGCGATGGCGGCCACAGTGTGCGAGGACGATCCCCGCACGGCCGGGCAGCGCCGGGCGGCCGCGCTGGCCGCACTCGGCCACGGCAATCATCACCTGCCGTGTGCGTGCGATTCGCCGAACTGCCCCGCCCGCGAGAGCCATCCGGCGCCGAAGTCTTCGATCGTCGTCACCGTGTACACCGACCAAGCCACCCTCGATGGCCTCCAGAACACCGCGCACGAGCCTGCTGCGCCCCCGATCGACGCGCCTTCCACTCCCACGCTGCCGACCCCGACTCCCGCTCCGGTGTCCTCGGGCACGGCGATCCTGTCCGGTACTGAGGTGCTGCCGACACCGCTGCTGGCCGAACTGTTGCGCAACGGCGCCACACTGCGCCCGCTGTGCACTCCGGTGGATGCGCAGCCGGAGTCGGGGTATCGGCCCTCGGCGGCGTTGGCGCGGTTCGTGCGGGGTCGGGATCTGACGTGCCGGTTCCCCGGCTGCACGACACCGGCCCAGAATTGCGACATCGACCACGTGATCCCCTACCCCGTCGGGCCTACGCATCCGTCGAACCTGGCCTGTCTGTGCCGAAAACATCACCTACTCAAAACGTTCTGGACCGGCGACTGGGAACTCACCCTGCGTCCCGACGGTGCGGCGGTGTGGACCTCGCCGACCGGCCACACCTACACAACGCATCCAGGCAGTCGAAGTTACTTCCCGGACTGGAACACCGACACCGGGCCGCTTCCACCCCCACCCACAGCCCAGAGGTTCAACACCGACCGGGGATTGATGATGCCCCAACGCCAACGCACCCGAACCCAAGAACGCGACGCACGCATCAAAGCCGAACGCGCACAGAACAACTCCGACCCACCACCGTTCTAA
- a CDS encoding diacylglycerol-binding protein — translation MRLHAPEVLVLFLLGAAASLVGDHSHVVTGTTEYFTDAAPFVWSSPIWFPVMVGAATVSLAELRLHLPNPRTTVTSRQGLAGIAAVVGTYVTTALVHSAPPVPSITLIVAMAIITWCALGDTPSVVCGVLAAVIGPIVEIVLVKLGVFAYNADSDGLFGVGPWLVPLYFAFGVVVAMLGEIAAKERKPEHVAV, via the coding sequence GTGAGGTTGCACGCGCCCGAAGTACTGGTCCTGTTCTTGCTCGGCGCAGCCGCGTCACTGGTCGGCGATCACAGTCACGTCGTCACCGGCACCACGGAGTACTTCACGGATGCGGCGCCGTTCGTGTGGAGTAGCCCGATCTGGTTTCCCGTCATGGTCGGCGCCGCGACAGTGTCATTGGCAGAACTGCGGTTGCACCTGCCGAACCCGCGCACCACTGTCACCTCACGGCAGGGACTCGCGGGTATCGCCGCGGTTGTTGGTACTTACGTCACCACAGCCCTGGTGCACAGCGCGCCCCCGGTGCCGAGCATCACTCTCATCGTCGCGATGGCGATAATCACCTGGTGCGCGCTGGGGGATACGCCCTCGGTGGTCTGCGGCGTATTGGCAGCGGTCATCGGACCTATCGTCGAAATAGTGCTCGTCAAGCTCGGCGTGTTCGCCTACAACGCCGACTCCGACGGCCTCTTCGGTGTCGGACCATGGTTGGTCCCACTGTATTTCGCGTTCGGTGTCGTCGTCGCGATGCTCGGCGAGATCGCTGCCAAGGAACGGAAACCCGAGCACGTCGCCGTTTAG
- a CDS encoding type VII secretion target, with amino-acid sequence MGERDVSRVDVAALLAVAGEYDAVADAIDAVVRTHLAGLQFGGAVAGRMHVARGEAVRVGIDGIVDRLREWARASAEIASTLRATALRYDEADIRAGRLVG; translated from the coding sequence ATGGGGGAACGAGACGTCTCGCGCGTCGACGTCGCCGCACTGCTCGCCGTCGCCGGTGAATACGACGCTGTAGCCGACGCCATCGACGCCGTCGTCCGCACACACCTGGCGGGACTGCAGTTCGGTGGCGCGGTCGCAGGCCGGATGCACGTCGCACGCGGCGAGGCGGTGCGGGTCGGGATCGATGGCATTGTCGACCGACTGCGCGAATGGGCGCGGGCGTCCGCGGAGATCGCGTCCACGCTACGTGCCACCGCGCTGCGCTACGACGAGGCCGACATTCGCGCCGGGCGTCTGGTGGGGTGA
- the glmM gene encoding phosphoglucosamine mutase translates to MGRLFGTDGVRGVANQDLTAELAMALGSAAARRLGSVGGRARRVAVVGRDPRASGEMLEAAVIAGIASEGVDALRVGVLPTPAVAYLAGAYDADFGVMISASHNPMPDNGIKIFGPGGHKLDDAAEDRIEELVHQGPGHRPTGAGIGRVVDAEDALDRYLRHVGKAVTTRLDGLSVVVDCAHGAASAAAPRAYRAAGANVIAINAEPNGLNINEACGSTHMGALQAAVVAHGADLGLAHDGDADRCLAVDADGQIIDGDAIMVILALAMQDAGELASNTLVTTVMSNLGLHLAMRAAGIDVRTTGVGDRYVLEELRAGEYSLGGEQSGHIVMPAFGTTGDGILTGLRLMSRMAHTHASLAALAEPMQTLPQVLINVQVADKATVAEAPSVRTAVAEAERALGDSGRILLRPSGTEQVVRVMVEAADEDTARRLAVRVADSVSEQS, encoded by the coding sequence ATGGGTCGACTGTTCGGCACCGATGGGGTGCGCGGCGTCGCCAACCAGGATCTGACTGCTGAGCTGGCGATGGCGCTGGGTTCGGCAGCTGCCCGGCGGCTTGGCAGTGTCGGTGGACGCGCCCGCCGTGTGGCTGTGGTGGGACGTGACCCGCGGGCCAGCGGCGAGATGCTCGAGGCGGCGGTGATCGCCGGAATCGCCAGTGAAGGCGTGGACGCGCTGCGTGTCGGTGTGCTGCCGACACCGGCGGTCGCATATCTCGCAGGGGCGTACGACGCAGACTTCGGTGTGATGATCAGCGCATCGCACAATCCGATGCCCGATAACGGCATCAAGATCTTCGGGCCGGGTGGCCACAAGCTCGACGATGCCGCCGAGGACCGTATCGAGGAGTTGGTCCACCAGGGGCCAGGCCACCGACCGACGGGTGCGGGCATCGGCCGAGTTGTCGACGCCGAGGACGCGTTGGACCGCTATCTCCGCCACGTAGGCAAGGCCGTCACGACCCGGCTCGACGGGCTCTCCGTCGTCGTCGACTGCGCGCACGGCGCCGCCTCTGCGGCCGCGCCTCGTGCGTACCGCGCAGCAGGCGCCAACGTCATCGCCATCAATGCCGAACCCAACGGACTGAACATCAACGAGGCCTGCGGCTCCACCCACATGGGCGCCTTGCAGGCTGCGGTCGTGGCCCACGGTGCTGACCTCGGCCTCGCGCACGACGGAGACGCCGACCGGTGCCTCGCCGTGGACGCGGACGGCCAGATCATCGACGGTGACGCGATCATGGTGATTCTGGCGCTCGCGATGCAGGACGCCGGCGAGCTCGCATCCAACACACTGGTCACCACCGTCATGAGCAACCTCGGTCTGCACTTGGCGATGCGCGCTGCCGGAATTGACGTACGCACCACCGGAGTCGGCGACCGCTATGTCCTCGAGGAACTGCGCGCCGGTGAATACTCCCTTGGTGGTGAGCAATCCGGGCACATTGTGATGCCGGCGTTCGGCACCACAGGGGACGGCATTCTCACCGGGCTGCGGTTGATGTCGCGGATGGCGCATACTCATGCTTCGCTGGCCGCACTCGCCGAGCCGATGCAGACGCTGCCGCAGGTGCTGATCAACGTCCAGGTCGCGGACAAGGCGACGGTCGCAGAGGCGCCCTCGGTACGTACCGCCGTGGCGGAGGCCGAACGTGCGCTGGGTGATTCCGGTCGAATCCTCTTGCGGCCCTCGGGGACTGAACAAGTGGTGCGCGTGATGGTGGAAGCGGCCGACGAGGACACCGCGCGTCGGCTCGCGGTGCGGGTAGCGGATTCGGTGAGCGAACAGAGCTGA
- the rpsI gene encoding 30S ribosomal protein S9, which produces MTEAVTEAPVEEAATETVAAEEAPAREPVIIDRPIQTVGRRKEAVVRVRLVPGTGQFHLDGRTLEAYFPNKVHQQLIKAPLVTVDRVDSFDIHAHLDGGGPSGQAGALRLAIARALILVQPEDRPALKKAGFLTRDPRAIERKKYGLKKARKAPQYSKR; this is translated from the coding sequence GTGACCGAAGCAGTGACCGAGGCCCCCGTGGAGGAGGCCGCGACCGAGACCGTCGCCGCTGAAGAAGCTCCCGCGCGCGAGCCGGTCATCATCGACCGTCCGATCCAGACCGTCGGTCGCCGCAAGGAGGCCGTGGTCCGCGTGCGTCTGGTGCCCGGCACCGGCCAGTTCCACCTGGACGGCCGCACCCTGGAGGCGTACTTCCCGAACAAGGTGCACCAGCAGCTCATCAAGGCACCGCTGGTGACCGTGGACCGGGTCGACTCCTTCGACATCCACGCCCACCTCGATGGTGGCGGCCCCTCCGGGCAGGCCGGCGCGCTGCGTCTGGCGATTGCCCGTGCACTGATCCTGGTGCAGCCCGAGGACCGGCCGGCACTGAAGAAGGCCGGCTTCCTGACCCGTGACCCGCGGGCCATCGAGCGCAAGAAGTACGGCCTCAAGAAGGCCCGCAAGGCGCCTCAGTACAGCAAGCGCTGA
- the rplM gene encoding 50S ribosomal protein L13, whose amino-acid sequence MPTYTPKAGDTTRSWYVIDATDVVLGRLAVAAATLLRGKHKPTFTPNVDGGDFVIVINADKVAISGDKLTKKFAYRHSGFPGGLRARALGDEMQKHADRVVEKAILGMIPHTKLGHQIQKKLKVYVGPDHPHAAQQPIPYEIKQVSQ is encoded by the coding sequence GTGCCTACGTACACGCCGAAGGCGGGTGACACCACACGTTCGTGGTACGTCATCGACGCCACCGACGTGGTGCTCGGCCGGCTCGCCGTCGCAGCAGCAACTCTGCTGCGTGGCAAGCACAAGCCGACATTCACGCCGAACGTCGACGGTGGCGATTTCGTCATCGTCATCAATGCAGACAAGGTCGCCATCAGCGGCGACAAACTCACGAAGAAGTTCGCCTACCGCCACTCGGGTTTTCCCGGCGGATTGCGGGCACGTGCGCTCGGTGACGAGATGCAGAAGCACGCCGACCGGGTCGTCGAGAAGGCGATTCTCGGCATGATCCCGCACACCAAGCTCGGCCACCAGATCCAGAAGAAGCTGAAGGTGTACGTCGGGCCGGATCACCCGCACGCCGCGCAGCAGCCCATTCCGTATGAGATCAAGCAGGTGTCCCAGTGA
- a CDS encoding excalibur calcium-binding domain-containing protein, producing the protein MFRTLIAASLVAAAAAVGAASVANADTYYKNCTAAREAGVTPILQGQDGYAEHLDRDGDGIACE; encoded by the coding sequence ATGTTTCGCACTCTTATCGCTGCGTCGTTGGTTGCCGCAGCCGCTGCCGTCGGCGCTGCATCGGTCGCAAACGCCGACACCTACTACAAGAACTGCACTGCTGCCCGCGAAGCGGGCGTGACGCCGATCCTGCAGGGGCAGGACGGATACGCAGAGCATCTCGACCGCGACGGTGACGGCATCGCCTGCGAGTAA
- a CDS encoding WXG100 family type VII secretion target, producing the protein MQNVLSYDFGEIEYTVRQEIHTTSARFNAALDDLRAQIAPLQAVWTRQAAEAYRVDQARWEQAAATLNDILVRLGNAVRDGSDEVAATDHRAANAWGG; encoded by the coding sequence ATGCAGAACGTGCTCTCGTACGACTTCGGCGAGATCGAATACACCGTCCGGCAGGAGATTCACACCACCTCAGCGCGGTTCAACGCCGCTCTGGACGACCTTCGTGCGCAAATCGCGCCGTTGCAGGCGGTCTGGACGCGGCAAGCCGCCGAGGCCTATCGCGTCGACCAGGCACGCTGGGAACAGGCGGCCGCGACGTTGAACGACATCCTGGTCCGACTGGGCAATGCGGTCCGCGACGGTTCGGACGAGGTTGCGGCGACGGACCACAGGGCGGCGAACGCCTGGGGCGGATAG
- a CDS encoding WXG100 family type VII secretion target, producing the protein MTTPIGGALNTDFDLMAAIAGKTDARNEEIRAMLSSFIGRMGGVPASVWGGVAASRFHEVVDRWNTESVKLHAALQRIAETIRQNQQTLLDATESHSHQIGAVATHL; encoded by the coding sequence ATGACAACACCCATAGGTGGCGCGCTGAACACCGACTTCGATCTGATGGCGGCCATCGCGGGGAAGACGGATGCGAGAAACGAGGAGATCCGCGCGATGCTGTCATCCTTCATCGGGCGCATGGGCGGTGTACCGGCCTCCGTCTGGGGAGGTGTGGCCGCCTCGCGGTTCCACGAAGTCGTCGATCGATGGAACACCGAATCGGTCAAACTCCACGCCGCGCTGCAACGGATCGCCGAAACGATCCGTCAGAACCAACAGACGCTTCTCGACGCCACGGAGAGTCATTCGCACCAGATCGGCGCCGTAGCCACCCACCTTTGA
- a CDS encoding type VII secretion-associated protein, with product MTEVVIEAGPGTIRGPNDAPPKWVSAALDCVDDEFALLDDRPMSVEDVWADVMTSIAGAHVATAVVVCPGWWPATRIHRVRHAAYTAATEVVLLERVHILRALFSDDATVVEIASDVAVVSASGTVAAAVPLQKNAMLDAEAVAAAIGSPAAVVVDAPVGVLGAAVLASTIADRMRAIDVPVRIADDDDVLRVSAAQRSRSDVGSEDVAAGRSHRKLFAVLSGVLTVMVLCGAFAASHQSPDDGAPMTLLVEGRIGVLVPATWTARRITSGPGSARVQVVSPADADVALHLTQSSTPRPSTLAETAAALSAALAETAAGAFVDFNASDRREDREAVTYREVRPERHVAWTVMVDGTTRIAVGCQSAPGREDLVREACDRAIRSAHAVS from the coding sequence TGACAGAAGTCGTCATCGAGGCGGGACCCGGAACCATCCGCGGACCCAATGATGCTCCACCCAAATGGGTTTCAGCCGCACTCGATTGCGTCGACGACGAGTTCGCGCTGCTCGATGACCGCCCAATGTCCGTAGAGGACGTATGGGCTGACGTCATGACGTCCATCGCTGGTGCTCATGTCGCCACCGCAGTCGTCGTCTGCCCCGGGTGGTGGCCGGCGACGAGGATCCATAGGGTCCGCCACGCTGCCTACACCGCGGCAACCGAGGTTGTGCTGCTCGAGCGCGTACACATTCTGCGGGCGCTCTTCTCGGATGATGCGACAGTCGTCGAGATTGCGTCCGACGTTGCGGTGGTGTCGGCCTCGGGCACCGTCGCGGCCGCCGTACCGCTGCAGAAGAACGCAATGCTGGACGCAGAAGCGGTGGCTGCGGCAATCGGCTCGCCCGCCGCGGTGGTCGTCGATGCTCCGGTCGGTGTACTCGGCGCCGCAGTGCTCGCTTCCACAATCGCGGATCGCATGCGGGCCATCGACGTCCCGGTCAGGATCGCCGATGACGACGATGTGTTACGCGTGTCTGCGGCCCAACGGTCGCGGTCTGATGTCGGGTCCGAGGACGTTGCCGCTGGACGGTCTCATCGGAAGCTCTTCGCCGTGCTGTCCGGGGTGCTGACGGTGATGGTGCTGTGTGGGGCTTTCGCGGCCTCCCATCAGTCACCCGACGACGGCGCTCCGATGACGCTGCTGGTCGAAGGCAGGATCGGCGTACTGGTGCCGGCGACCTGGACCGCGCGACGTATCACGTCGGGGCCGGGATCGGCACGGGTGCAGGTGGTTTCACCGGCCGACGCTGATGTGGCCCTGCACCTCACACAGTCCTCGACGCCACGCCCGTCGACTCTCGCAGAGACGGCGGCCGCTCTGAGTGCGGCGCTGGCGGAAACGGCTGCCGGCGCGTTCGTCGACTTCAATGCGTCCGATCGTCGCGAGGACAGGGAGGCGGTGACGTATCGCGAGGTCCGACCGGAACGTCACGTCGCGTGGACGGTGATGGTCGACGGAACCACGCGCATCGCTGTGGGATGTCAGAGCGCCCCGGGCCGCGAAGACCTCGTGCGCGAGGCCTGCGATCGGGCGATCCGATCGGCGCACGCGGTGTCCTAG